In Oncorhynchus mykiss isolate Arlee chromosome 19, USDA_OmykA_1.1, whole genome shotgun sequence, the sequence AAACAAATGGAAACCACATCTTTAATGTGGTTGATACCACTCCATGGactccattccaaccattattatgagccgtcgtcTCCTCAGCAGCTTCCACTGTTGCAAAGAAAGgcaaatccagctcataaagtgatgtaagggataatcaacgagggaCTATGAGTTCTATGGTAAATAATGAACACTGTGGAACTGACCTTCCATGGacttgcattattttccagagaaccaTAAAGCCctgagttgattatcccttttataccatggctataatttaacacatttgccggtagaaatgtgttcaacatccattgaagtagctagcaagtttactagatagctacagtagttgccttggtaaccaaacaaacatactTGCTAGTTTAGATAACCAAACCATCggtcctagcttgctattatgaaaacCTAATTCAACAACACCAATAATGTTTTCATTTTGACTTCATTTGTAATGTCCAGAAGTCCAAACGTGCTTACCGTGGATTGGAGGGAAGAGGTCTTTGAACCAATATCTGAAGTTTCAGGGAAGCATTTTTCAGGTAAAGTCCattcaaattcattaaaaatataaaaagtttaaaaaaatacaaaaatatatttattgatATTTATTAGTGGGATGAGGTTCCTGAACCAATGATAGTTGTTTGTATTCATTAAAGTAATATGGGGTGGAAGCTATTGATGTTTTAAGAAAGTATCTTTAATGTAAAGTCAATTTAAGTTGATAGAATATCACCAAAGTCAAGAAATACAAAAGAAAATTGCTATTGATTGCAGGGATGAGGTCCCTGAACCAATCACAGTTAGTTTAACTCATAAATGTCACATGGGGTGGAATCTATTGACATGTTAAAGTATTATTCATGCAAATTTAATTAACGTTTGTAAAAAAGTATCCAAAGTCAACAAATACAACACAAATTGCTGTTGATTGGAGGCATGACGTCCCTGAACCAATAAAAGTTGGTTGTATTCATGAAAGTCTAGTGGGGTGGAAGATAATGATGTTTTAATTCAGATTTATTTTATGTAACGTGAATTTAAATTGACAGAAAATTCTtaaagtaaaaaaatacaaaagtaatTGTTGTTGATTGGAGGAATGAGGTCCCTGAACCAATAACAGTTGGTTGTTTTCATGAAAGTATAATGGGGTGGAAGATATtgattttttttatgtatttttgtgTAAAGTGATTTGTTTTACTTTCAGTAGATTTTAtagaagtacatttttttttttatataattgcATTCGAGAAAAGAGGTCTCTTAACAGTTTAAAATTAGTTTGAGATCTCTATGTCATGTCGTTGAGAAGGTATTGATATTTTTCATTTACAGGCAATTGTATGTGATGCAGTTTTAAGACGGTCCCTTAACCCTCTGAGCAGTAAATGGCACATTTTCAGCTACATTTCATCTCCAAAAAGTGAATATGACACTGAATTGGAAAAACAAGGGGTTTAACTTATACACTATCATCAGCCGATTTAGAATATTACATttatatatgttttttatttaactaggcaattcagttaacaacaaattcttatttccatcAACtagctaggaacagtgggttaactgccgtgttcaggggaggaatgacagatttttaccttgtcagctcggggattctatctagcaacctttcggttactgacccaacactctaaccactaggatacctgccgcccccGGTAGCCTAGTCAACCTTGCATGTTCCGTTGAAGAGGTTTGAAGAGTAAAGTCTGAATCTTTAATATAAAGCTAACTTCACCGCTGTAAAACACTGTATGATTGAATCATTCAATTTTGATTCACCAATAAAAACGTCAAGCTCATCTTTTAATAATAATGTTTTCGTCATTGAATCATCTTTGATTATAGTATTGTCAGTGTTGAGCCGTCATTTAGGGCAGGTGGGGCGGAGTCACACCCGTTTTGGGCCCCACGTGTTtaacaacaatatatatatatatatatatatatgttgcctgctttgcatgttattttggcattaatatgtgtcacatatcagttttcaaacaatgtaaacattttttaaatcattgagttaataaagctgcatacagacatggtcttttttttttgctttcttgaggaAGGCAGCTCataaatgcaggtgtttcagtaaGCTGTTAggagcccatgtgcctcaccctaataatgttGTCACTTTCCcctctcataacttagcctactgcaCTGACTTGATTGTGCACATGTagactatagcctgttttagataaatgtaatcatcaaatattgtaagagctttcattgtctgcttatatgcagttctgacttggtgtacagggagaatactgtaagaatggcccatgttcaaaATTcggtcgctgtacatttcaaaagtgctgaacaaatggtTATATTGACGACGTCCATCCTAGCTCTCTcattgtcttaatcaaaattgCTGTTTGTGGTCCACtcgttgtccccttatgccatagtttgtacatctcaattgtcagtggaaaccacatttgttgaagcaagtcagccatatcagctatgttttttaaaaaggattctctccatggtgctgaaaagaaagctctgctgttgggacagctttatgtcccactggctccaggtcatctacaagtccatgctaggtaaagctccgccttatctcagttcactggtcacgatggcaacacccacccgtagcacgcgctccatcaggtgtatctcactgatcatccctaaagccaacacctcatttggccgcctttcgttccagttctctgctgcctgtgactggaacgaattgcaaaaatcgctgaagttggagacttttatctccctcaccaacttcaaacatctgctatctgagcagctaaccgatcgctgcagctgtacatagtctatcggtaaatagcccacccaattttacctacctcatccccatactgtttatatttatttagttttctgctcttttgcacaccagtatctctacttgcacgtgaccatctgatcatttatcactccagtgttaatctgcaaaatgtttattattcgcctacctcctcatgccttttgcacacaatgtatatactctctttttttcctactgtgttattgacttgttaattgtttactccatgggtaactctgtgttgtctgttcacactgctttgctttatcttggccaggtcgcagttgtaaatgagaacttgttctcaactagcctactggttaaataaaggtgttctcaactagcctacctggttaaataaaggtgttctcaactagcctacctggttaaataaaggtgttctcaactagcctacctggttaaataaaggtgttctcaactagcctacctggttaaataaaggtgttctcaactaacctacctggttaaataaaggtgaaataaaaataaaaaatgtaaaaatgtaatggTTTTGTGGGAATATTAAAGATCCACATCTTTtgaactaccctgctctctgcgcctgactcctgcACTCACTACTTATTGAAGCCGTGACTCCATGGTGCTgtaaagaaagctctgctgttgggacagctttatgtcgaccctaacagtttgtgggcaccgtttgttaaagttatagtgcaattaatgtattgtttagtgttgtgttgtgtagtggctttgctggcattcaTCTAAAACATTTTCGGGGGGAGTTTTCCCCAAAAGGTACTCAATTGGTGGAATGACCCGAGTACTGAACTGGAGGTGGCAGAGCTAACGATGCGTCTACTGTTGCTCTCTCCTCAGATTCTTAGAGAAGCTATTTCAATCTGATATTTCTCCTATGGTCTAAAATAGATGTGTATAGAGGACTCCTCTCTAATATAACATGTCACACATTGTATCAAACTGATGGAATGTTAGGTGTCTCATTGAAAGTCTAACATCTACCATGACTACTGGATGTTTCAATTCtaataaataacaaaacaatCCACACCGTAACAACAATAttgttttttaataaatttgATAACAAAATGACATCATCAAACATCAGTGGCCTGACTTGAGCAGCTCTGCCCGGGGATGGAGCCAGCAACTTAGCTGCTACCGGTCCGGTCCAGGCTACCTGCAGACCTCCTCCCAGACCTCCTTTTCAGCACCTCCCCTTAACAGGAGAGGTGGTGGAAATGATCAGAGTTGCATTCAACTTGAATAAAGATGAGAAACTCTGGTCTGTGGAGCCACTGGTCTGAGGGGAGGACTTCTGTTGAAACCATTTCCATTTTGGGATATTTTCTAGGACTGTAGAGGTGGTGATCAGAGATGAATTTAACTAGGATAAAGATGAGAGTCTCTGCTCTGGGGAGGAGGGTCACTGACCTTCGATGGTTTGTTGCCTGATAAAGAGGATACTTGCTGGCTTGAGGAGACTATAATGTTTTGAGGAGGAAATGTGGCTTGATgacttaaagaggaggaggaagtatTGGGCGACACTTTTAATAACCAACGTAACCTCAGTGGAACTGTGGCTTCATCGAGTTCCAGCTCTAGGCAGACAGCACATCAGGAAGGCTGTAAGACATCACAGAGACAGGTAAGTATCTATATATTTACATGTGTGTTGCATGTACACTAAACCCTCACATTTGGATAATGTCACTTTTTAAAGTGATAACATGTATATATTAACAGTGTAAAACATGAATAGATGTTTAAACATTCTTTACCTCATCCTAATTTTCTTCCAGATGCTTGGCTTTTTCTTGTTCTTGGAGGTTGGCTCTGATGTTTCAACCTCTTCTGGAGCATCTAGCTGCTGGCTGTCTGGCCCCTCCTGTTGGTTCTCTGGCCCCTCCTGCTGGTTCTCTGAACTCCCCTCCTGGTTCTCTGCCCATGCCTGTTGCCTCCTTGGCCTTTCCTGGTGGCCATCTGCAGATCCAGTGGGATCTTGGCTTACCTGCTGGCCTGTGGCCCATCCGGGCAACTCCTGACCGTGGTTGTAATCGTGGCTGTGTTGGGTGGTTAGACACCGGGTGTTGATTTGAGCATCAGCCTCCAGATTCATCTGCTCCAGGTACTTttccttcatcctctccctctcctccttcagtttTTCATGAGTCTGTTTTTTAAGCAGGGACCGCTCTCTCCACTGCTTATTGAAATCCTCCatcttcttccttctctcctcagcCTTCAGCagctccttcctcttctccctctctctctctgcccgggTCATGGTTATCCTTATGGGTCCAGGGATGACTGGAAGGGGAGAAGAAGTAGAGTTCTCATTCAACTTAGTGGATCTGGTGTCAACTTAAATGTAATGGACACAGGGAATGAAGAATAGAAAACCCAGTTGGATCTCAATGATTCTTTACTCTTCTCATTTGAGCATGGCATGGAATTTGTTAATACATGTAAATAATTCCCATCCCGAATTGACCTGACCCAAAGTTTAAcacgagtcccaaatggcacctattctTTGTAAAGTGCCAGGGCATATGCGATTGCTTAGGGCCCCATGGCAACTAGGGGCCCCCTGACCCCCCAAAAAACCTTTTTTGGTCAAATTACCCAGGGGCCTTGAACTACAGTGAGCCCCCATTAATTTTGTTAGTCAATTTCATTCAGATATTATCTTAACATgccataagtcatggcaaaatgtgtagaattgaaggAAATAGATTTCAAAACGGCTAATTCTTCTCTCCAACCCatgggaaaatgtgtagaattgcagcaaacttgcttaaAAAATGCAATATGTTCTCTACGCCCCGTTGCAAAGTGTAGATTGGGAGGAAATGTAGTCAAAAACCTGAACAAAATGTTTCTTAGGGCCTCAAAAGGCTatgatgcactactttagaccagggtcattGAGATCCAGTTGAGTTTTCCATTCTAAATTCCCTGTGTACATTACATTTAAGTTGATACCAGATCAGCCTAACCATTTTGGACAGTAGTTTTATATTGAAACAATGATGCAACATGATGACTGGTGTGGAACGTATGTgtgtagaggagactacagaggATGATGTCATAAGCAGAGGGAAAACAGGTCTTACCTATGTGGACGATCTTATGGCCCTCCTCAGCTTCTCTCTGACAGGTTCTCTCTATCTTTTTGAGGTTCCTCTTCTCCCACTTCTTGTTCACCCAGCCCACAGCTCTCCTTCGGATACTATTATCAGGTGGGAGAATGTCCTCCTTGtcatcttccttctcctcctcctctaagtcACCCCTCTTGTACTCAAGGATCTTCCTTCTTTCCTCTTCCACCATCTCCTCTCTTTTTTTTGCCTGTattatattttctctctctctgattaaagCTAAATGGCCTTCAAtggctctctttctctgctcctctctctcatcctctctctgcctctcctcctctcttagtCTCAACATTTCTTTCTGTCTAGCAATTTCAATCTCTTGTTT encodes:
- the LOC110498221 gene encoding trichohyalin-like gives rise to the protein MREREEAGRRKEGQKNILGEVEGQNELEIEQEREMEEKQEVIKEAEEEYREREERGKEVSMKKHVVVNVKAKAREVFNRRKERRLEVLKGEREHIERGQQIRREKEERRLEMERKQERARQQEEQDKKQEIEIARQKEMLRLREEERQREDEREEQRKRAIEGHLALIRERENIIQAKKREEMVEEERRKILEYKRGDLEEEEKEDDKEDILPPDNSIRRRAVGWVNKKWEKRNLKKIERTCQREAEEGHKIVHIVIPGPIRITMTRAEREREKRKELLKAEERRKKMEDFNKQWRERSLLKKQTHEKLKEERERMKEKYLEQMNLEADAQINTRCLTTQHSHDYNHGQELPGWATGQQVSQDPTGSADGHQERPRRQQAWAENQEGSSENQQEGPENQQEGPDSQQLDAPEEVETSEPTSKNKKKPSIWKKIRMSLPDVLSA